A single genomic interval of Arthrobacter methylotrophus harbors:
- the glpX gene encoding class II fructose-bisphosphatase, which translates to MSQKYSTISPALAVGTDEPDRNLALELVRVTEAAAIAGGHWVGFGDKNKADGAAVDAMRSFLHTVHFNGVVVIGEGEKDEAPMLFNGEHVGDGTGPECDVAVDPIDGTRLTALGINNALAVLAVAERGAMFDPSAVFYMEKLVTGPEAADMVDLRLPVKQNLHLIAKAKGVKVNQLNVMILDRDRHRPLVEEIRQAGARTKFIMDGDVAGAIAAARSGTGVDALMGIGGTPEGIVAACAIKSLGGVIQGRLWPTSDEEKQKAIDAGHDLERVLSTNDLVTSDNCYFAATGITDGDLLKGVRYSKDKVLTQSIVMRSKSGTIRFVEGEHQASKWEGYARK; encoded by the coding sequence ATGTCCCAGAAGTATTCCACGATCTCGCCCGCACTCGCAGTCGGGACCGATGAGCCGGACCGCAACCTGGCCCTCGAACTTGTCCGCGTCACTGAAGCCGCGGCCATTGCGGGAGGTCACTGGGTTGGCTTCGGCGACAAGAACAAAGCTGATGGTGCCGCCGTTGACGCCATGCGCTCGTTCCTCCACACCGTCCACTTCAACGGCGTCGTTGTCATTGGCGAGGGTGAGAAGGACGAAGCCCCCATGCTCTTCAACGGCGAGCACGTCGGTGACGGCACGGGGCCGGAGTGCGACGTCGCCGTCGACCCGATCGACGGGACCCGCCTGACCGCCCTGGGCATCAACAACGCCCTCGCCGTGCTGGCAGTGGCCGAACGCGGCGCCATGTTCGATCCGTCCGCCGTGTTCTACATGGAGAAGCTCGTCACGGGTCCCGAGGCGGCTGACATGGTGGACCTGCGCCTGCCGGTGAAGCAGAACCTGCACCTGATCGCCAAGGCCAAGGGCGTCAAGGTCAACCAGCTCAACGTCATGATCCTGGACCGCGACCGCCACCGTCCGCTCGTGGAAGAAATCCGCCAGGCGGGCGCCCGCACCAAGTTCATCATGGACGGTGACGTCGCAGGCGCCATTGCCGCCGCACGCTCCGGCACCGGCGTCGACGCCCTGATGGGTATCGGCGGTACCCCGGAGGGGATTGTTGCCGCGTGTGCCATCAAGTCCCTCGGCGGCGTCATCCAGGGCCGCTTGTGGCCCACCAGTGACGAAGAGAAGCAAAAGGCTATCGACGCCGGACACGACCTCGAGCGCGTGCTGTCCACTAACGACCTCGTCACGAGCGACAACTGCTACTTCGCGGCCACGGGCATCACCGACGGCGATCTCCTCAAGGGCGTGCGCTACTCCAAGGACAAGGTCCTGACGCAGTCCATCGTGATGCGCTCCAAGTCCGGCACCATCCGCTTCGTCGAGGGCGAGCACCAGGCCAGCAAAT